The nucleotide window GGGCATATCAACAACAaaggagatttctttttctttttaaaaaattgtattttgttttttatgattGAGGGGCCTCGGACATAGTTTTAGACTTGCTGAAATCCAGTGTAATGGATATACCATCTCTGCCACTAAATTCTTTAGAAAGCCATGGTCTCTGTTGTCTGTCCCAGGAATCTGTCTGGCCACTCTATGaattctttctccttctgcctccatgCTGGGTCTCAGGCTGCTGAAGATATAGCCAACTAGTAGAGGAGGATGTTGACACCAGCCATGGAATTATTTAGTTTCTGCTTCTTCTTGCCACATGGCCTTGTTCACTAACCCTCCTTCTGTTTCCGTGGTCTCTGATTGCTGGTCGCTTCGTAATAAGACTGCATGTAACCTTCTCCAAAGAGGCACCCCTCACTATTTCTGCTACATGCTGATCCTTCCCTAACACTGCATTTATCCTTTGTATCCACACTGTCCCCAGTCAATATCATCCCATCTTTGTGTattgacaacacacacacacacacatcctgtgaGTATTTTCCAGTTGTTTGATATCTAGAAGTATGTCTTCTCTAACTGAGGTCCAGTTGAAGTGTGAGTCTCAGGTGAAGGCCATGGTCTTCAGCATCCTCTGTGTATTTTGTAGCAACTTGTAATGAGTTACACTGATATCATTAGATTGCTCTTAAATGTGTGTTGAATTAGTGGATGCTTGTCCACATTGGCCCTGCATGTGTCTCACAGAACTTATGTCCACGTTCTTTTTGTATACTCCAATGCTTTGGATTATACTTTTCCATTCCCTGTATTACCATGGAAGTTCTGGGAAAGAGATCATTTAGCAAAACTCTTGTTTTATAGACGAGAAAGCCAAAGCTTAGAAAGATGTCATGTCTACCTGGTAGGAAAACTAGAGTCAAAACATCAAATCCTGCCTCCTTTTTTAAACTTCACCCAGTGCGCCATTCAACTTTCTTCATCTTTAGCaagtacaaatatttttattatagctaTTAATTGAGTTAGCAAGGGTAGGGTGTGTGTGAAATTAAAGCTAGTAATTTAATAAAGCTTATGTCAtagtgaaaaaaggaaaatacattttgatttaaagtatgaaattttaaagaataaaactgcTAGCTGTATAAGGAATTCTGCAACttgcaaattaattttttgtaTAAAGTCTTTTGTAGAACACATCAATAGGAACATTGTTTCGAATGACCTAAAGGATTTCTATGTTAAGAATTAGGGTGTCCAGAGAGGAACAGGTTAGATCAAGAACTAAGATTTGTCTTTAGATctgctttcttctttattattaaaTCACTTACTTTATTTGTTACCCCTcctttaaaaagcacaaaaaatgGTAACTTTAATTTAGAGGTAAAGAGTCTAAAGGATTCTTATAGggagtagaaaagaaaatgtctgaACTGTATAAAGGCCCAGAACTGTATGTTAGGGGTCATTGCTGTGTTTGTGCCATGAATTCCTTTGCCTCCTTTGGCCTCTGGTGCAGCCTCTCAACTTCTCAGAATAGtgtttttaaatacatgaatCAAAATATATAGGATtactaaggaaaaaatattgaaaaatagttattaaaatatttaaagaacaaagaTATGATATAATCAATATATAATGCTTTTTATTAACACTTATATAATAAGATCTAGTATCAGAAGTAATAACTATGGTGATTTCAGAGCAGTGTGTCTTCAACtactcaggctgccataacaaagtaccatcaACTGCGAGGCTCACACCAAAGAAAGGCATGTatctcctcacagttctggaggccgaaAGCCTGAGATCAGGGTGTCAGCATGGGCTTTCCTTGCTTACAGAAGATCACCTTTTCATTGTCTGCTTACATGCTCACATGTCCTTTCCTTGGTTCTTgcacatgggggtggggagggggtgggaaggggagagagagggatcttttcctcttcttacaaggCCTTCAAGTCCTGTCTGATTAGGGCCTCACCCTTATGACTTAATTTAACCTTAATAACCTTAAAGTCCCATCTCCAATTACAGTCACATTAGGGATTAGGCCTTCAAGATATGAATTCTGGAAGGACAGTTTGGTCCATACATAGTGATAAGcataagtgatattttaaaacatcttcaaTAAActttaatatgaaataaaaatagctgTGATCTGTTGGTAACAGAGTCACAGACGCTGCTGCTAATAAGTTTGTTGCCTACATTCTTTATGGAAGGAAATTCTTAATTTCAGGTAGAGGTTAATGAAAATAAGGTTTTTCCCCCATTCTAGTTCATAAACATCCTGAATTTCTATATAAGGACTCCCAGGTTAAGAACACCTGCCTGATACATGCAAGTAAGATATTCTTATTTTGAGGAAATGAGTGGCATAATCCCTAGACAGTGGGAACAGATTCTGAAATCAGGTTATTCTACTCATTGCCAGTTACTaaggaacagttcagttcagttgctgagtcgtgtccgactcttggcaaccccatggattgcagcaagccagacctccctgtccatcaccgtctcccggagcttgcccaaactcatgtccattgagttggtgatgccatccaaccatctcatccactgacGTCCCCATCTCccgctgccttcaatctttcccagcatcagggtcttttccagtgagtcagttcttcacatcaggtggcaaaagtatcggagcttcagcatcagtccaatgaatattcatgactgatttcctttaggattggctggttcgatctccttggagtccaagggactctcaagagtcttctccaacaccacagttcaaaagcatcaattttttggcactcagctttctttatggtccaactctcgcatccatacatgactactggaaaaaccatagctttctacagacctttgtcagcaaagtaatgtctctgctttttaatatgctgtctaagttggtcgtatcttttcttccaaggagcaagcatcttttaatttcatggctgcagtcaccatctgcagtgattttggagcccaagaaaataaagtctgtcactgtttccattgtttccccatctatttgccatgaagtgatgggactggatgccatgattcttcattttttgaatgctgagttttaagcctgctttttcactgtcctttttcactttcatcaagaagctctttagttcctctttgctttctgccataagggtggtgtcatttgcgtatctgaggttattgatatttctcccagcagtgttgattccagcttgtgcttcatccaggacCAAGGAACAGTGAGTATGTTAACTGAAAGGAAATATCATTTGCTCTTGCCTtgctttctgatattttaaaatatgtgtttgaaGATTGGAATGTATTTTGTCTTGCAGATAGCAGTAATCTAAATACTGAGCAAAATGATTCCTGGACCTCTGAGAACTTCTGGTTTTACCCTTCTGTGAAGGGCCAACCAGAAACCAAGGAAGAGGATGATGGACTTCGGAAATCTCTGGATAAATTCTATGAAGTATTTGGCAATCCACAGCCAGCCTCTGGAAATTCACTCTCCACATCTGTTTGCCAGTGCCTGTCTCAGAAAATCAATGAACTAAAGGACCAGGAGAACCAAACATACACCCTCCGCAGTTTTCAAATGGCCCGGGTCATCTTCAACCAGAATGGCTGCTCCATCTTACAGAAACATTCC belongs to Bos indicus isolate NIAB-ARS_2022 breed Sahiwal x Tharparkar chromosome 13, NIAB-ARS_B.indTharparkar_mat_pri_1.0, whole genome shotgun sequence and includes:
- the SHLD1 gene encoding shieldin complex subunit 1 isoform X1 — protein: MATQETTPGSQTEESNALDLPSAYDIRDYVLQRPSQQTNSEAFSSEEACSIPCSSDVDPDSSNLNTEQNDSWTSENFWFYPSVKGQPETKEEDDGLRKSLDKFYEVFGNPQPASGNSLSTSVCQCLSQKINELKDQENQTYTLRSFQMARVIFNQNGCSILQKHSRDAHFYPVREGSTSLQDEKLTPGLSKDIIHFLLQQNLMKDQ